In one window of Microbacterium sp. PM5 DNA:
- the pstC gene encoding phosphate ABC transporter permease subunit PstC, which yields MADVKTAPVHKPASNIVGKRRAGDSVFLGLSTTAAVSIMIILAGVAIFLILKGLPAITANWSQGDLAGYQNSNWSSFWDYVAPLLWGSIWAALIAMVLGTPVAIGIALFISHYAPRRIAGFLGYIIDLLAAVPSIVFGLWGIIVMRPLLLPLADFLNQYFGWIPLFQGPVSSTGSTMLAGGVVLAVMILPIVTSITREIFLQTPRLHEEAALALGATRWEMVRLAVLPYARSGMVSATLLGLGRALGETMAIALIVSPSLIFSVALLTDGYNSQTIAANIALNFPIATDLQRSALIGTGLMLFVVSLAVNMLARYIIAATGPGAKGRKRGKRS from the coding sequence GTGGCTGACGTCAAGACCGCACCCGTGCACAAGCCGGCATCCAACATCGTCGGTAAGCGGCGCGCCGGCGACTCGGTGTTCCTGGGTCTGTCGACCACGGCCGCCGTGTCGATCATGATCATCCTCGCGGGCGTCGCGATCTTCCTCATCCTCAAGGGGCTTCCGGCCATCACGGCCAACTGGTCGCAGGGCGACCTTGCCGGATACCAGAACTCCAACTGGTCGAGCTTCTGGGACTATGTCGCACCGCTGCTGTGGGGAAGCATCTGGGCGGCGCTGATCGCCATGGTCCTCGGCACGCCTGTCGCGATCGGCATCGCCCTGTTCATCTCGCACTACGCGCCGCGACGCATCGCCGGCTTCCTCGGCTACATCATCGATCTGCTGGCCGCCGTACCCTCCATCGTCTTCGGCCTCTGGGGCATCATCGTGATGCGCCCGCTGCTGCTGCCGCTCGCCGACTTCCTCAACCAGTACTTCGGCTGGATCCCGCTGTTCCAAGGACCGGTGTCGAGCACCGGCTCGACGATGCTCGCCGGTGGCGTGGTCCTGGCCGTGATGATCCTGCCGATCGTGACATCGATCACTCGCGAGATCTTCCTGCAGACGCCGCGTCTGCACGAGGAAGCAGCCCTCGCTCTCGGTGCGACGCGCTGGGAGATGGTGCGCCTGGCGGTGCTCCCCTACGCCCGCAGCGGCATGGTTTCGGCGACGCTGCTCGGCCTCGGCCGTGCATTGGGCGAGACGATGGCGATCGCCCTGATCGTCTCGCCGAGCCTCATCTTCTCGGTGGCTCTGCTCACCGACGGCTACAACTCGCAGACGATCGCCGCGAACATCGCGCTCAACTTCCCGATCGCCACCGACCTGCAGCGCTCCGCACTGATCGGCACCGGTCTGATGCTGTTCGTGGTCTCCCTCGCCGTGAACATGCTGGCCCGCTACATCATCGCGGCCACAGGTCCCGGCGCGAAGGGCCGCAAGAGAGGAAAGCGCTCGTGA
- a CDS encoding NUDIX hydrolase, giving the protein MTDTAVYAAGGVVWRVVDGKLRVLVIHRTAYADVTIPKGKVDPGESLAETAVREIFEETGIRVALGIPVGVSRYHMPNKRQKIVHYWSAEATDAAIRTSAFVPNKEIAAIEWLSPKKALAKLSYPVDVEIMEQFLRYVDDGVLQTFPIVVLRHARALPREDWDGSDAARPLTARGAKQAAAAVGPLRAFGVRKIVSSDAVRCVTTVTPLAAAIGKDIHRTSALGQDAWEDGTSDVRSVIGRRVRSRKPAVLCSHGPVLPGILSELALATGTLHGSYLGSASALETGAFSVVHLSATNPGSGIIAIETHEPKL; this is encoded by the coding sequence ATGACCGACACCGCCGTCTACGCGGCCGGCGGCGTCGTGTGGCGCGTGGTCGACGGCAAGCTCCGCGTGCTGGTCATCCATCGCACGGCCTATGCCGACGTCACGATCCCCAAGGGCAAGGTCGATCCCGGCGAGAGCCTCGCCGAGACCGCCGTGCGCGAGATCTTCGAGGAGACCGGAATCCGCGTGGCCCTCGGCATCCCCGTCGGCGTCTCGCGCTATCACATGCCCAACAAGCGGCAGAAGATCGTGCACTACTGGTCTGCCGAGGCGACGGATGCCGCGATCCGCACCTCCGCGTTCGTGCCCAACAAGGAGATCGCCGCCATAGAGTGGCTTTCGCCGAAGAAGGCGCTTGCGAAGCTGTCGTATCCCGTCGACGTCGAGATCATGGAGCAGTTCCTGCGCTACGTCGACGACGGTGTGCTGCAGACGTTCCCCATCGTCGTGCTGCGCCATGCCCGGGCCCTCCCCCGTGAGGACTGGGACGGCTCCGACGCGGCGCGACCGCTCACGGCTCGCGGAGCGAAGCAGGCGGCGGCCGCCGTCGGGCCGCTGCGCGCGTTCGGGGTGCGCAAGATCGTCTCCAGCGACGCCGTCCGATGCGTGACGACGGTCACCCCGCTCGCCGCGGCGATCGGCAAGGACATCCACCGCACGTCGGCGCTCGGCCAGGACGCGTGGGAGGACGGCACGTCGGACGTCCGCTCGGTCATCGGACGCCGCGTGCGCTCGCGCAAGCCCGCGGTGCTGTGCAGCCACGGCCCGGTGCTTCCCGGCATCCTGTCGGAGCTGGCGCTGGCGACGGGAACACTGCACGGTTCCTACCTCGGGAGCGCGTCCGCCCTGGAGACCGGCGCGTTCTCGGTCGTGCACCTGTCGGCGACCAACCCCGGGTCGGGCATCATCGCGATCGAGACCCACGAGCCGAAGCTGTAG
- a CDS encoding Rho termination factor N-terminal domain-containing protein: MGTTSKSERAARSAITDASAAAKTAAKTAKNLPKKLAAGLEEYIDEARDAADVSKKKLRRKPRKVTRQAERALQRLERAVAKAVAAADRKARLRAEARRAAQEAESSAARAAAEAAEAKALKKAARRAEAAAARAELDAHAADEALAAELAAPADTGAPQPTDDDADLSALTVVQLRERARSAGRTGYSRLTKAQLIELLS, encoded by the coding sequence ATGGGTACGACGAGCAAGAGCGAACGCGCCGCGCGCAGCGCCATCACCGACGCTTCCGCGGCGGCCAAGACGGCGGCCAAGACGGCGAAGAACCTTCCGAAGAAGCTGGCCGCCGGCCTCGAGGAGTACATCGACGAGGCGCGTGACGCCGCCGACGTATCGAAGAAGAAGCTGCGCCGCAAACCCCGGAAGGTCACCCGTCAGGCGGAGCGGGCGCTCCAGCGGCTCGAACGAGCGGTCGCCAAGGCCGTCGCCGCCGCGGATCGCAAGGCGCGGCTGCGTGCCGAGGCGCGCCGTGCGGCCCAGGAGGCGGAGAGTTCCGCTGCGCGCGCAGCGGCGGAGGCAGCCGAGGCGAAGGCGCTCAAGAAGGCCGCACGCCGCGCGGAGGCCGCTGCCGCGCGCGCCGAGCTCGACGCGCATGCGGCCGATGAGGCGCTCGCCGCCGAGCTCGCCGCCCCCGCGGACACGGGCGCGCCGCAGCCCACGGATGACGACGCGGACCTGAGCGCCCTCACCGTCGTGCAGCTGCGCGAACGTGCGCGCTCCGCCGGCCGAACGGGCTACTCACGCCTGACGAAGGCGCAGCTGATCGAACTGCTCTCCTGA
- a CDS encoding chemotaxis protein CheY — translation MEGLRLAWARVPAARPDRRTVAWALLRGLLADAGSPHAVLTNPCPRCGGPHGPVRVNDEQWFAAVTYAGASAIVGIHPRAGAAGFALDAEPLHDSVREAAGGAPGGLRRWVRVEAALKATGLGLRVDPASVHVAARDDSTDWSASVPDEARQSVVTARGQDLSCGPPGILLCAALVP, via the coding sequence GTGGAGGGGCTCCGCCTGGCGTGGGCGCGGGTGCCGGCCGCACGGCCCGATCGGCGGACGGTCGCGTGGGCTCTGTTGCGGGGGCTGCTGGCCGATGCCGGGTCGCCGCACGCGGTGCTGACCAACCCCTGCCCGCGGTGCGGGGGCCCGCACGGCCCCGTGCGGGTGAACGACGAGCAGTGGTTCGCCGCGGTGACCTACGCCGGTGCGTCGGCGATCGTCGGCATCCATCCGCGGGCCGGGGCGGCGGGCTTCGCCCTCGACGCGGAACCGTTGCACGATTCCGTGCGAGAGGCGGCGGGCGGCGCGCCCGGCGGGCTGCGGCGGTGGGTGCGTGTGGAGGCCGCCCTCAAGGCCACCGGTCTCGGCCTGCGGGTGGACCCGGCATCCGTCCACGTCGCGGCGCGGGACGACAGCACGGACTGGAGCGCCTCCGTGCCCGACGAGGCGCGACAGAGCGTCGTCACCGCCCGCGGTCAGGATCTCTCCTGCGGGCCGCCGGGCATCCTCCTCTGCGCCGCACTGGTCCCCTGA
- a CDS encoding M1 family metallopeptidase, with the protein MSGHDPYAPESGDPSFDVDSYDVEIDYRVRTNRLEGRTTINAVAATAVSAVSVDLVGLRATKVRVDGDRRTRFSQGPRKLRITLPHRMQPGERFSIEIVYAGAPAPRRSRWGTIGWEELEDGALVASQPTGAPTWFPCNDRPDARAPMQLSVTTDAGYLPVLTGRPTGMSTAGGRTTVTSASAVPVATYLVAVHVGPYEQSALDGADGVRVFAPATLRREVARAFADVPAMLALFEESFGAYPQEACTLVVTPDELEIPLEAQGLAVFGSNHLVPDEQRLIAHELAHQWFGNSVGLSSWSDIWLNEGFACFAEWLWFERSGAATVAEKAAKHHARLRALPQDLVLSDPGPDLMFDDRVYKRGALTLYALRCAVGDAVFSRVLHEWVETYRHALATTDEFRALAARIAGRDLDDVFAPWLDQTALPPLPRP; encoded by the coding sequence GTGAGCGGGCATGACCCGTACGCGCCCGAGAGCGGCGACCCGTCGTTCGACGTCGACTCCTACGACGTGGAGATCGACTATCGCGTGCGCACCAATCGTCTCGAGGGGCGAACGACGATCAACGCCGTGGCGGCGACCGCGGTGTCGGCCGTGAGCGTCGATCTCGTGGGCCTGCGTGCGACGAAGGTGCGCGTCGACGGAGACCGGCGCACCCGCTTCTCGCAGGGACCGCGCAAGCTGCGCATCACCCTCCCGCATCGCATGCAGCCGGGGGAGCGGTTCTCGATCGAGATCGTCTACGCCGGCGCGCCGGCACCGCGTCGGTCCCGCTGGGGCACGATCGGCTGGGAGGAGCTCGAGGACGGCGCGCTCGTCGCGTCGCAGCCGACGGGCGCGCCCACCTGGTTCCCGTGCAACGACCGCCCGGACGCGCGCGCGCCGATGCAGCTGTCGGTGACGACGGATGCCGGGTACCTCCCGGTCCTCACCGGTCGCCCCACCGGAATGTCGACGGCCGGCGGACGCACCACGGTGACCTCGGCGTCCGCCGTGCCGGTGGCGACCTATCTGGTCGCCGTGCACGTCGGCCCGTACGAGCAGAGCGCCCTGGACGGCGCCGACGGCGTCCGGGTCTTCGCCCCCGCGACCCTCCGCCGTGAGGTGGCGCGGGCCTTCGCCGACGTTCCGGCCATGCTCGCTCTGTTCGAGGAGTCGTTCGGCGCCTACCCGCAGGAGGCGTGCACACTCGTCGTGACGCCGGACGAGCTCGAGATCCCTCTCGAAGCGCAGGGGCTCGCCGTTTTCGGCAGCAACCACCTCGTCCCGGACGAGCAACGGCTGATCGCCCACGAGCTCGCTCACCAGTGGTTCGGCAACAGCGTCGGTTTGAGCAGCTGGTCGGACATCTGGCTCAATGAGGGCTTCGCGTGCTTCGCCGAGTGGCTGTGGTTCGAGCGTTCCGGGGCTGCGACGGTGGCCGAGAAGGCGGCGAAGCATCACGCGCGCCTGCGCGCGCTGCCGCAAGATCTCGTCCTCTCCGATCCCGGGCCCGACCTGATGTTCGACGACCGCGTCTACAAGCGCGGTGCTCTCACCCTGTATGCCCTGCGATGCGCCGTCGGTGACGCCGTCTTCTCGCGCGTTCTGCATGAGTGGGTCGAGACCTACCGGCACGCCCTCGCGACCACCGACGAGTTCCGCGCTCTGGCCGCCCGTATCGCCGGGCGCGACCTCGACGACGTCTTCGCGCCGTGGCTCGACCAGACGGCGCTGCCCCCGCTTCCGCGACCGTAG
- a CDS encoding phosphate ABC transporter substrate-binding protein PstS, which yields MKLTRISQLGAIAAVAALALTGCASSGSNTPAESASPTATSSDVAFQIDPSLSGTITAGGSSAQSNAQQAWTTAYNATAKNVKINYDKSQGSGGGVTNFLSGAYDFAGSDSPLNADQTAQSKALCTEGGINIPIYLDGVAIIFNIPGVTSLKLSGETIAKIFALQITDWSDPAITKDNGTALPAGAITTVARSDGSGTTQNFTNYLAATQSSVWTFPAGKDWPVQGNVSKQKGGSGVVEAVKAGSGTIGYADHSAIGSLNAASIVTNGNAVAFSGEAVSKTFDVAAVDASNGVAGDLSKKFDYTKLTADAYPIPLVSYAVVCSTFKDAKQAELVKSYLGFVTSSLGQSVAEKNAGSAPLPESVLAAAAKTLSAIK from the coding sequence GTGAAGCTCACCCGTATCTCCCAGCTGGGCGCCATCGCGGCCGTCGCCGCCCTCGCCCTCACGGGCTGCGCGTCGTCCGGCAGCAACACGCCGGCCGAGAGCGCGAGCCCGACCGCCACCAGCTCGGATGTCGCCTTCCAGATCGACCCCAGCCTCAGCGGCACCATCACCGCCGGCGGATCCAGCGCGCAGTCCAACGCCCAGCAGGCATGGACGACCGCGTACAACGCGACCGCCAAGAACGTGAAGATCAACTACGACAAGTCGCAGGGCTCCGGCGGCGGCGTGACCAACTTCCTGAGCGGCGCCTACGACTTCGCCGGTTCGGACTCGCCCCTCAACGCCGACCAGACGGCGCAGTCGAAGGCGCTGTGCACCGAGGGCGGCATCAACATCCCGATCTACCTCGACGGTGTCGCGATCATCTTCAACATCCCGGGTGTCACCTCGCTGAAGCTCAGCGGTGAGACGATCGCCAAGATCTTCGCCCTGCAGATCACCGACTGGTCCGACCCGGCCATCACCAAGGACAACGGCACGGCTCTGCCCGCCGGCGCGATCACCACGGTCGCCCGTTCGGACGGCTCCGGCACGACCCAGAACTTCACCAACTACCTCGCCGCGACCCAGTCGTCGGTGTGGACCTTCCCGGCGGGCAAGGACTGGCCGGTTCAGGGCAACGTCTCCAAGCAGAAGGGCGGCTCGGGCGTCGTCGAGGCCGTCAAGGCGGGCTCGGGCACCATCGGCTACGCCGACCACTCCGCGATCGGTTCGCTCAACGCGGCCTCGATCGTCACCAACGGCAACGCCGTCGCCTTCAGCGGCGAGGCCGTCTCGAAGACCTTCGACGTGGCCGCAGTCGACGCCTCCAACGGTGTCGCCGGTGACCTGTCGAAGAAGTTCGACTACACCAAGCTGACCGCTGACGCCTACCCGATCCCGCTGGTCTCCTACGCGGTCGTCTGCTCGACCTTCAAGGACGCCAAGCAGGCTGAGCTCGTGAAGTCGTACCTCGGCTTCGTCACCAGCTCGCTCGGCCAGTCGGTCGCCGAGAAGAACGCCGGCTCCGCGCCGCTGCCGGAGTCCGTCCTCGCCGCCGCCGCGAAGACGCTCTCCGCGATCAAGTAA
- a CDS encoding Pls/PosA family non-ribosomal peptide synthetase has protein sequence MDDSPRALLGRAEAAAPARTLLDVLRATARAFPEASAIDDGSGALSYREMLARVGATAARLHEAGVRRGDRVGVRMPSGSKELYIAILGVLAAGAAYVPVDADDPDERARLVFGEAAVRGVITGTGTYAPASEEAAVANDLFDGEAPHPATQAVVAVPPPNVDDDAWIIFTSGSTGVPKGVAVTHRAAAAFVDAEARLFVPHAPLGPEDRVLAGLSVAFDASCEEMWLAWRHGACLVPAPRSLVRSGEDLAPWLLRQSITVVSTVPTLAAMWPAESIENVRLLIFGGEACPPELAARLVAEGREVWNTYGPTEATVVACAAPLDGALPIRIGLPLDGWLLAVVDGDGQPVGEGGVGELIIGGVGLARYLDPAKDAEKYAPFPTLGWDRAYRSGDLVRFEPEGLVFQGRADDQVKVGGRRIELGEVEAALQDLPGVTGAAAAVRTTEAGVPVLVGYLAAPADFDRLAARADLAARLPAPMVPLLAVVDDLPVRTSGKVDRAALPWPLPNVELPASDLSPGEAWLAQQWQAVLGMPVIDRKADFFDLGGGSLAAAQLVSRIRTRVPEFSVADIYDVPRLGAMAKALGTGLQEDAAAGFHRPEPTPRRVQWAQTLLGVPLFILSGIRWMLYLLIASAVLRLFPGFDVLPEAPLVIVVVGLLVFATPFGRMAIAAACARLLLRGVRPGDYPRGGWVHIRLWLAEQIADQVDAVGLAGAPWVSYYARALGARIGTGVDLHALPPITGMLEIGDGAAIEPEVDLSGYWIDGDVVRIGAIRIGAGATVGSRSTLAPGTRIGRRAEIAPGSAVFGRVRADQTWAGSPAVRVGGTSAQWPVERAPAPTRWLWAYAASAIALALLPLVAFAAGALVVARGIQGAASLLEALGGALVWLVPGVLVAGVVFAGVVVVTVRVLSIGLDEGVHPVRSRVGWQAWTIERLLDSARTILFPLYSSLFTPVWLRLLGAQVGRDVEASTVLLLPSLTRIEDGAFLADDTMVASYELHGGWMRLGPVRIGKRAFLGNSGMAAPGHRVPRDGLVAVLSAAPAKAKPGSSWLGSPAVRLRRRTAEGDETRTYQPSARLRVARALWELGRVVPVVVTCALGVLVVFALAALIDAVGLGGAILLSGIVMLAAGAVAAGVSTAAKWLIVGPIRAGEQPLWSSFVWRTEVSDTFTEMVAAPWFARAAAGTPALAVWLRSLGSTIGRGVWCDSYWLPEPDLVTLGDGSTVNRGCVVQTHLFHDRIMSMDTVELEAGATLGPHSVILPAASIGAHATVGPASLVMRGETVPVGSRWSGNPIGPWHAVKVRAYQSTS, from the coding sequence GTGGACGATTCACCCCGGGCGCTCCTCGGTCGCGCGGAGGCTGCGGCCCCGGCCCGCACGCTGCTGGACGTGTTGCGTGCCACGGCGCGCGCGTTTCCCGAAGCCTCCGCGATCGACGACGGTTCGGGCGCCCTGAGCTATCGCGAGATGCTGGCGCGGGTGGGCGCGACCGCGGCGCGCCTGCATGAAGCGGGCGTTCGACGCGGCGATCGCGTCGGGGTGCGGATGCCGTCGGGTTCGAAAGAGCTGTACATCGCGATCCTCGGCGTCCTCGCCGCCGGTGCGGCGTACGTGCCCGTCGACGCGGATGACCCCGACGAGCGTGCGCGGCTGGTCTTCGGAGAGGCTGCCGTGCGCGGCGTCATCACCGGCACGGGCACGTACGCCCCGGCATCCGAAGAAGCCGCCGTGGCGAATGATCTCTTCGACGGTGAGGCGCCTCACCCCGCGACACAGGCGGTCGTGGCGGTGCCGCCGCCGAACGTCGACGACGACGCCTGGATCATCTTCACGTCCGGCTCCACGGGCGTGCCCAAGGGCGTTGCCGTCACCCACCGCGCGGCGGCCGCCTTCGTGGATGCCGAGGCTCGTCTGTTCGTTCCCCATGCGCCGCTCGGACCCGAGGACCGCGTGCTCGCCGGACTGTCCGTGGCCTTCGACGCCTCATGCGAGGAGATGTGGCTCGCGTGGCGTCACGGTGCGTGTCTCGTTCCGGCGCCGCGGTCGCTGGTGCGCTCCGGCGAGGATCTCGCCCCGTGGTTGCTGCGCCAGAGCATCACTGTCGTGTCCACGGTGCCCACGCTGGCCGCGATGTGGCCGGCGGAATCCATCGAGAACGTGCGCCTGCTCATCTTCGGCGGCGAGGCCTGCCCGCCCGAGCTCGCGGCCCGCCTCGTCGCAGAGGGGCGCGAGGTGTGGAACACGTACGGTCCGACCGAGGCGACGGTCGTGGCATGCGCCGCCCCGCTCGACGGGGCGCTGCCGATTCGCATCGGCCTGCCGCTGGACGGGTGGCTGCTCGCGGTGGTCGACGGTGACGGGCAGCCGGTCGGCGAGGGGGGCGTCGGCGAGCTGATCATCGGCGGTGTGGGGCTGGCACGTTACCTCGATCCCGCGAAGGATGCCGAGAAGTACGCCCCGTTCCCGACGCTCGGCTGGGACCGCGCCTACCGTTCCGGCGACCTCGTCCGCTTCGAGCCGGAGGGGCTCGTGTTCCAGGGCCGCGCCGACGACCAGGTGAAGGTCGGCGGGCGACGTATCGAGCTCGGCGAGGTCGAGGCCGCTCTGCAGGACCTGCCGGGCGTCACCGGCGCCGCGGCGGCCGTTCGCACCACCGAGGCCGGGGTGCCGGTGCTCGTCGGCTACCTCGCGGCGCCCGCGGATTTCGATCGTCTCGCGGCGCGGGCGGATCTGGCCGCGCGGCTGCCGGCTCCCATGGTGCCCCTGCTGGCCGTCGTCGACGACCTGCCCGTGCGCACGTCGGGCAAGGTCGACCGTGCGGCCCTGCCCTGGCCGTTGCCGAACGTCGAGCTTCCGGCATCCGATCTCTCGCCGGGGGAGGCATGGCTGGCCCAGCAGTGGCAGGCCGTGCTCGGCATGCCGGTCATCGATCGCAAGGCCGACTTCTTCGACCTCGGCGGCGGATCGTTGGCCGCGGCGCAGCTGGTGTCACGCATCCGCACGCGCGTGCCCGAGTTCTCCGTCGCCGACATCTACGACGTGCCCCGGCTGGGGGCGATGGCCAAAGCCCTCGGCACCGGTCTGCAGGAGGATGCCGCTGCCGGCTTCCACCGCCCCGAACCGACGCCGCGGCGGGTCCAGTGGGCGCAGACGTTGCTCGGCGTGCCGCTGTTCATCCTCTCCGGCATCCGCTGGATGCTCTACCTGCTCATCGCCTCGGCCGTCTTGCGGCTCTTTCCCGGCTTCGACGTCTTGCCCGAAGCGCCGCTCGTCATCGTCGTGGTCGGGCTGCTCGTGTTCGCAACGCCGTTCGGACGCATGGCGATCGCGGCGGCATGTGCCCGACTGCTGTTGCGCGGCGTGCGACCGGGCGACTATCCGCGCGGCGGTTGGGTGCATATCCGGTTGTGGCTGGCTGAGCAGATCGCCGACCAGGTGGATGCCGTGGGCCTCGCCGGAGCGCCGTGGGTGAGCTATTACGCCCGCGCCCTCGGGGCGCGCATCGGCACGGGCGTCGACCTGCACGCCCTGCCGCCCATCACCGGGATGCTCGAGATCGGAGACGGCGCCGCCATCGAGCCCGAGGTCGATCTGTCGGGGTACTGGATCGATGGTGACGTCGTGCGCATCGGTGCCATCCGCATCGGCGCCGGCGCCACCGTGGGTTCGCGCAGCACGCTCGCTCCCGGCACCCGGATCGGCCGCCGCGCCGAGATCGCACCCGGGTCGGCGGTGTTCGGACGGGTGCGAGCCGACCAGACGTGGGCGGGCTCTCCCGCGGTGCGCGTGGGTGGCACATCCGCGCAGTGGCCCGTCGAGCGGGCCCCCGCTCCCACCCGCTGGCTCTGGGCATACGCCGCCTCCGCGATCGCTCTGGCACTCCTGCCGCTGGTGGCGTTCGCTGCGGGCGCGCTCGTCGTCGCCCGCGGCATCCAGGGTGCGGCGTCGCTCCTCGAGGCGCTGGGCGGGGCGCTGGTGTGGCTTGTTCCCGGTGTGCTGGTCGCGGGTGTCGTCTTCGCCGGTGTCGTCGTCGTGACGGTTCGCGTGCTGTCGATCGGGCTGGACGAGGGCGTGCACCCGGTACGCAGCCGCGTCGGCTGGCAGGCATGGACGATCGAGCGCCTGCTGGACTCGGCGCGAACGATCCTGTTCCCGCTGTACTCGAGCCTGTTCACGCCCGTATGGCTGCGCCTGCTCGGCGCGCAGGTCGGCCGCGATGTCGAAGCCTCCACCGTGCTGCTACTCCCGTCGCTGACGCGCATCGAAGACGGTGCGTTCCTCGCCGACGACACCATGGTCGCGTCGTACGAGCTGCACGGCGGCTGGATGCGCCTCGGCCCGGTGCGCATCGGCAAGCGCGCCTTCCTCGGCAACTCCGGCATGGCCGCGCCCGGACACCGCGTTCCCCGGGACGGGCTGGTCGCGGTGCTCTCGGCTGCGCCGGCGAAGGCCAAACCGGGCTCATCCTGGCTGGGCTCGCCCGCCGTGCGTCTTCGGCGACGCACCGCCGAGGGCGACGAGACGCGCACGTATCAGCCGTCGGCGCGCCTGCGCGTCGCTCGCGCGCTATGGGAGCTGGGACGCGTCGTGCCGGTCGTCGTCACCTGTGCGTTGGGCGTGCTCGTCGTCTTCGCCCTGGCAGCGCTGATCGACGCCGTCGGTCTCGGCGGTGCGATCCTGCTCTCGGGCATCGTCATGCTGGCCGCGGGCGCCGTCGCCGCCGGGGTCTCGACAGCGGCGAAGTGGCTGATCGTCGGCCCCATCCGTGCCGGCGAGCAGCCGCTGTGGTCGAGCTTCGTCTGGCGCACCGAGGTGTCCGACACCTTCACCGAGATGGTCGCTGCTCCCTGGTTCGCGCGCGCCGCCGCCGGGACGCCGGCCCTCGCGGTCTGGCTGCGGTCGCTGGGCTCGACCATCGGGCGCGGCGTCTGGTGCGACAGCTACTGGTTGCCGGAGCCCGACCTCGTCACCCTGGGCGACGGGTCGACGGTCAACCGGGGATGCGTTGTGCAGACGCACCTGTTCCATGATCGAATCATGAGCATGGACACCGTCGAACTCGAGGCCGGGGCCACCCTCGGGCCCCACAGTGTCATTCTGCCGGCGGCGAGCATCGGCGCGCATGCGACCGTGGGCCCGGCATCCCTGGTGATGCGCGGCGAGACGGTGCCCGTCGGCTCGCGCTGGAGCGGAAACCCCATCGGACCCTGGCACGCGGTCAAGGTGCGCGCCTACCAGTCGACCTCGTGA